One window from the genome of Candidatus Thermoplasmatota archaeon encodes:
- a CDS encoding MBL fold metallo-hydrolase, whose amino-acid sequence MHDSFVAILSSGSSGNSALVMSKDSGVLIDAGISCRELERRMALFGAEPTQVEAVVLTHEHTDHVRSAKRFGDEYGVPVYGTRGTLALTPLDGVETVTFPAGKTFTIGSLHLKPFKVRHLAADPVAFSINVGSKRVSIASDLGCITASVVDEMSDSDLLMIEANYDEKMLLGGSYPEFLKRAIRGDNGHLSNDDAGRLSAKTATSRTKKVVLVHLSNENNTPERARETVEQSLRQSKLQTEVKVTEHGAANGPFALS is encoded by the coding sequence ATGCACGATAGTTTTGTTGCCATCCTCAGCAGCGGGAGTAGCGGCAACTCGGCTCTTGTCATGTCCAAAGACTCAGGAGTCCTCATAGACGCCGGGATATCGTGTCGCGAGCTCGAACGTAGGATGGCGTTGTTCGGCGCAGAGCCGACGCAAGTCGAGGCCGTAGTGCTCACACACGAACACACCGACCATGTCAGGAGCGCCAAGAGGTTCGGCGACGAATATGGTGTGCCCGTGTACGGCACTCGAGGAACTCTGGCTCTCACACCGCTCGATGGCGTTGAGACCGTAACCTTTCCCGCAGGGAAGACCTTCACAATCGGTTCGCTGCATCTGAAACCATTCAAGGTTCGTCATCTCGCGGCCGATCCGGTCGCATTTTCCATCAATGTCGGCTCGAAGAGAGTCAGCATCGCCTCTGACCTGGGATGCATCACAGCGAGCGTTGTGGACGAGATGAGCGATTCGGACCTCCTTATGATCGAAGCCAATTACGACGAGAAGATGCTCCTCGGAGGCAGTTATCCTGAATTCCTGAAGAGAGCGATAAGGGGGGACAATGGCCATCTGTCGAACGATGACGCGGGCAGGCTCTCGGCGAAGACAGCCACCTCAAGGACCAAGAAGGTCGTCCTGGTGCACTTGAGCAATGAGAACAACACGCCTGAGAGAGCGAGGGAGACTGTAGAGCAGAGCCTTAGACAATCGAAGCTGCAAACAGAAGTGAAGGTCACGGAACACGGAGCGGCGAACGGCCCATTCGCACTATCCTGA